The following coding sequences are from one Cygnus olor isolate bCygOlo1 chromosome 2, bCygOlo1.pri.v2, whole genome shotgun sequence window:
- the EOMES gene encoding eomesodermin homolog, whose product MQLGEPLLAAAGGGPLPGAPFYPLEGGGRSAGGGGGGNSSSSTRGPPRPGSPPRLELDKAAKKFGGAPAMLGEAEGGEPPFAAPKADGRKATPCGEEELPPAAAAAAARYSLDSLSPERYYLQSPGPPGGELGGPCALFPYPPGAQHGAVYQPPGGPPRYPYGSVLSPGGFTGAVCPPGGRPQFGGGGGYQYGQGAAPGGLYGPYPAAGGSCGGLGALGVPAAGPGLRAQVFLCNRPLWLKFHRHQTEMIITKQGRRMFPFLSFNITGLNPTAHYNVFVEVVLADPNHWRFQGGKWVTCGKADNNMQGNKVYVHPESPNTGAHWMRQEISFGKLKLTNNKGANNNNAQMIVLQSLHKYQPRLHIVEVTEDGVEDLNDSSKTQTFIFPETQFIAVTAYQNTDITQLKIDHNPFAKGFRDNYDSMYTASENDRLTPSPTDSPRSHQIVPGARYSVQPFFQEQFVNNLPPARFYNGERTVPQTNGLLSPQQSEEVASPPQRWFVTPVQQPSANKLDMNSYETEYSPSTLLPYGIKSLPLQTSHALGYYPDPTFPSMAGWGSRGSYQRKMTTGLPWTSRTSPPGFSEDQLSKEKVKEEIGSSWIETPPSIKSLDSNDSGVYTGACKRRRLSPSTSSNENSPSMKCEDINAEDYNKDTSKGMGYYAFYTSS is encoded by the exons ATGCAGCTGGGCGAgcccctgctggctgcagcggGGGGGGGACCCCTGCCGGGAGCCCCCTTTTATCCTCTGGAGGGCGGCGGGCGAAgcgctggaggaggaggaggaggaaacagcagcagcagcacccgcGGGCCGCCCCGCCCGGGCTCCCCGCCTCGCCTGGAGCTCGACAAGGCGGCCAAGAAGTTCGGGGGGGCCCCGGCCATGCTGGGCGAGGCGGAGGGGGGCGAGCCGCCCTTCGCCGCCCCCAAAGCGGACGGCCGCAAAGCCACCCCCTGCGGGGAGGAGGAGCTGCCCCCGGccgcagcggcagcagcagcccgcTACTCCCTGGACAGCCTGAGCCCCGAGCGCTACTACCTGCAGTCCCCCGGGCCCCCGGGGGGCGAGCTGGGGGGGCCCTGCGCCCTTTTCCCCTACCCTCCTGGGGCGCAGCACGGCGCCGTCTACCAGCCCCCCGGCGGGCCGCCCCGCTACCCCTACGGCTCCGTGCTGTCCCCCGGCGGATTCACCGGAGCCGTGTGCCCCCCCGGGGGCCGGCCGCAGTTTGGCGGCGGAGGGGGGTACCAGTACGGGCAGGGGGCGGCCCCTGGGGGGCTCTACGGGCCCTacccggcggcggggggctcctgcggggggctcggggcgctGGGGGTGCCGGCAGCCGGGCCCGGGCTGCGGGCGCAAGTCTTCCTCTGCAACCGGCCCCTGTGGCTCAAGTTCCACCGGCACCAGACGGAGATGATCATCACCAAGCAGGGCCG GAGGATGTTCCCTTTCCTGAGCTTCAACATCACCGGGCTCAACCCCACCGCGCACTACAACGTCTTCGTGGAGGTGGTGCTGGCAGACCCCAACCACTGGCGCTTCCAGGGGGGCAAGTGGGTGACCTGCGGCAAAGCTGACAACAACATGCAAG GCAACAAGGTGTATGTCCACCCCGAGTCGCCCAACACCGGGGCGCACTGGATGCGGCAGGAGATCTCCTTCGGGAAGCTGAAGCTGACGAACAACAAAGgtgccaacaacaacaacgcGCAG ATGATCGTACTGCAGTCTCTACACAAGTACCAGCCTCGGCTCCACATTGTGGAAGTGACTGAAGATGGGGTCGAAGATCTGAACGATTCTTCAAAGACTCAGACGTTTATTTTCCCTGAAACGCAGTTCATAGCAGTTACAGCATATCAAAACACTGAT ATTACACAACTCAAAATTGATCACAATCCTTTTGCAAAGGGCTTCAGGGACAACTATGACTC CATGTACACAGCCTCAGAAAATGACAGATTAACTCCATCTCCCACGGATTCTCCTAGATCCCACCAGATCGTCCCTGGTGCCCGCTACAGTGTGCAACCGTTCTTCCAAGAACAGTTTGTCAACAACCTGCCCCCAGCCAGGTTTTACAACGGTGAGAGAACCGTACCTCAGACAAATGGCTTGCTCTCCCCGCAGCAGAGCGAAGAGGTGGCCAGCCCTCCTCAGCGGTGGTTTGTTACTCCTGTACAGCAGCCTAGTGCCAACAAGCTGGACATGAACTCCTACGAGACGGAGTATTCTCCTAGCACCTTGCTCCCTTATGGCATTAAATCCCTCCCTCTTCAGACATCCCATGCTCTGGGATACTACCCTGACCCAACATTTCCATCCATGGctggctgggggagcaggggctctTACCAGAGGAAAATGACCACAGGATTACCTTGGACCTCCAGAACAAGTCCTCCAGGCTTCTCTGAAGACCAGCTTTCCAAGGAGaaggtgaaagaagaaattggCTCGTCCTGGATAGAGACTCCACCCTCCATAAAGTCTCTAGATTCAAATGATTCTGGGGTCTACACGGGTGCTTGTAAGAGAAGACGGCTCTCCCCTAGCACTTCAAGCAATGAAAATTCCCCATCCATGAAATGTGAGGACATTAATGCTGAGGACTATAACAAAGACACTTCAAAAGGCATGGGCTACTATGCGTTCTATACTAGTTCTTAA